The following coding sequences lie in one Amycolatopsis cihanbeyliensis genomic window:
- a CDS encoding peroxiredoxin yields MAVEVGSQAPDFTLKDYNKQDVTLSSFRGDKPVLLVFYPFAFSGICQGELCQLRDEFAEYDGQGVQVLGVSVDTPFSLKAWAEQQGYQFPLLSDFWPHGEVATAYGVFNEGAGLANRGTFLIDKEGVVRYAEVNQPGEPRDQQSWKKAVAELPA; encoded by the coding sequence ATGGCCGTCGAGGTCGGTTCGCAGGCCCCGGACTTCACGCTCAAGGACTACAACAAGCAGGACGTCACCCTGTCGTCGTTCCGCGGCGACAAGCCGGTGCTGCTGGTGTTCTACCCGTTCGCGTTCAGCGGTATCTGCCAGGGCGAACTCTGCCAACTCCGGGACGAGTTCGCCGAGTACGATGGCCAGGGCGTGCAGGTGCTCGGTGTGTCGGTGGACACACCGTTCTCGCTCAAGGCATGGGCCGAGCAGCAGGGTTACCAGTTCCCGCTGCTGTCCGACTTCTGGCCGCACGGCGAGGTCGCCACGGCCTACGGCGTCTTCAACGAGGGCGCCGGGCTGGCCAACCGCGGCACCTTCCTGATCGACAAGGAAGGCGTCGTGCGCTACGCCGAGGTGAACCAGCCCGGCGAGCCGCGCGACCAGCAGTCCTGGAAGAAGGCCGTGGCCGAACTGCCCGCATGA
- a CDS encoding DUF3052 domain-containing protein — MVAAGDAEQNSVAERLGIRPDMVVQEIGWDEDVDEDVRSAIEELVEGELLDEDADEVVDVVLLWWREDDGDLGDALLDARVPIDENGVIWVLTPKTGQPGHVEPSDIAEAVPAAGLSQTSNASIGPQWSGTRLVPRSKSRR; from the coding sequence GTGGTCGCCGCGGGAGACGCTGAACAGAACAGCGTCGCCGAGAGGCTTGGAATCAGGCCGGACATGGTGGTCCAGGAGATCGGCTGGGACGAGGACGTCGACGAGGACGTCCGCTCGGCGATCGAGGAGCTCGTCGAGGGTGAGTTGCTCGACGAGGACGCTGACGAGGTCGTCGACGTGGTGCTGCTCTGGTGGCGTGAGGATGACGGCGACCTCGGCGACGCGTTGCTGGACGCCAGGGTGCCGATCGACGAGAACGGGGTGATCTGGGTGCTGACGCCGAAGACCGGCCAGCCGGGACACGTCGAGCCGAGCGACATCGCCGAGGCGGTTCCCGCGGCGGGGCTTTCGCAGACCTCCAACGCCAGTATCGGGCCGCAGTGGTCGGGTACCCGGCTCGTACCGAGGTCCAAATCACGTCGCTGA
- the aceE gene encoding pyruvate dehydrogenase (acetyl-transferring), homodimeric type — protein sequence MAPQNNGASGQEAPARVRVIRDGLAAHLPDIDPEETSEWLDSFDAALARGGQQRARYLMLRVLERARERNIGVPPLTATDYVNTIPTENEPWFPGDEEIERRYRAYIRWNAAVMVHRAQRPGVGVGGHISTYASSAALYEVGFNHFFRGKDHSGGGDHIFVQGHASPGIYARAYLEGRLSADQLDGFRQEYSHAGEGGGLPSYPHPRLMPNFWEYPTVSMGLGPMNAIFQARFNRYLRDRGIKDTSDQHVWAFLGDGEMDEPESRGLIHVAAGEGLDNLTFVINCNLQRLDGPVRGNGKIIQELEAYFRGAGWNVIKVIWGREWDALLHGDRDGALVNLMNTTPDGDFQTYKANDGAYVREHFFGRDPRTKELVKELSDADIWNLKRGGHDYRKVYAAYKAALEHHGQPTVILAHTIKGYGLGPAFEGRNATHQMKKLTLDDLKLFRDAQRIPISDEELERDPKLPPYYHPGESSPEIEYLLSRRRTLGGYLPERRPKAKPLVLPGDKVYDSVRKGSGKQEVATTMAFVRLVRELAKDAEIGNRIVPIIPDEARTFGLDSMFPTAKIYNPHGQSYTSVDAQLMLAYKESERGQLLHEGINEAGSTASFTAIGTSYATHGEPMIPIYIFYSMFGFQRTGDGLYAAADQMARGFVLGATAGRTTLTGEGLQHADGHSILLSATNPATVTYDPAWSFEIAHIVRDGLRRMYGEGGPDGCGENVFYYITVYNEPYQQPAEPEDLDVDGLLRGLYRYVAAPEGTGPEAQILVSGVTMPDALRARQLLAEQWGVRTAVWSATSWTELRREAVEVDRDNMLYPASEPRVPYVTAALREVAGPVVAVSDWMRAVPDLIRPWVPTDMLTLGTDGFGFSDTRPAARRHFLVDAESIAVGVLRALAKRGEIDQAKVVEAAREYRIDDVSAAGPQTSDSGVA from the coding sequence TTGGCCCCGCAGAACAACGGCGCCTCCGGCCAGGAGGCCCCGGCCCGTGTCCGCGTCATCCGTGACGGCTTGGCCGCGCACCTGCCCGACATCGACCCGGAGGAGACGTCCGAGTGGCTGGACTCCTTCGACGCCGCGCTGGCCCGCGGCGGGCAGCAACGGGCCCGGTATCTGATGTTGAGGGTCCTCGAGCGCGCCCGTGAACGCAACATCGGCGTACCGCCGCTGACCGCCACCGACTACGTGAACACGATCCCGACCGAGAACGAACCGTGGTTCCCCGGTGACGAGGAGATCGAGCGCCGCTACCGCGCGTACATCCGGTGGAACGCGGCGGTCATGGTGCACCGCGCGCAGCGTCCCGGGGTCGGTGTCGGTGGCCACATCTCCACCTACGCCTCCTCGGCCGCACTCTACGAGGTCGGGTTCAACCACTTCTTCCGCGGCAAGGACCACTCCGGCGGTGGTGACCACATCTTCGTGCAGGGGCACGCCTCCCCCGGCATCTACGCCCGCGCCTACCTCGAGGGCAGGCTGAGCGCCGACCAGCTGGACGGGTTCCGGCAGGAGTACTCGCACGCCGGCGAGGGCGGCGGGCTGCCGTCCTATCCGCATCCCAGGTTGATGCCGAACTTCTGGGAGTACCCGACCGTGTCCATGGGGCTGGGCCCGATGAACGCGATCTTCCAGGCCCGGTTCAACCGCTACCTGCGCGACCGCGGCATCAAGGACACCAGCGACCAGCACGTATGGGCGTTCCTCGGGGACGGCGAGATGGACGAGCCGGAGTCGCGCGGCCTGATCCACGTCGCCGCGGGCGAGGGCCTGGACAACCTCACTTTCGTGATCAACTGCAACCTGCAGCGGCTGGACGGTCCCGTCCGCGGCAACGGCAAGATCATCCAGGAGCTGGAGGCCTACTTCCGCGGCGCGGGCTGGAACGTCATCAAGGTCATCTGGGGCCGCGAGTGGGACGCCCTGCTGCACGGGGACCGGGACGGCGCGCTGGTGAACCTGATGAACACCACGCCGGACGGTGACTTCCAGACCTACAAGGCCAACGACGGCGCCTACGTCCGTGAGCACTTCTTCGGCCGCGACCCGCGCACCAAGGAGCTGGTCAAGGAGCTCTCCGACGCCGACATCTGGAACCTCAAGCGCGGCGGGCACGACTACCGCAAGGTCTACGCCGCCTACAAGGCCGCGCTGGAGCACCACGGCCAGCCGACCGTGATCCTGGCGCACACCATCAAGGGCTACGGCCTCGGCCCGGCGTTCGAGGGCCGCAACGCCACCCACCAGATGAAGAAACTCACCCTGGACGACCTCAAGCTGTTCCGGGACGCCCAGCGCATCCCGATCAGCGACGAGGAACTGGAGCGCGACCCGAAGCTGCCGCCGTACTACCACCCCGGTGAGAGCTCGCCGGAGATCGAGTACCTGCTCAGCCGCAGGCGCACCCTGGGCGGGTACCTGCCCGAGCGCAGGCCCAAGGCCAAGCCGCTGGTGCTGCCGGGAGACAAGGTGTACGACTCGGTGCGCAAGGGCTCCGGCAAGCAGGAGGTCGCCACCACCATGGCCTTCGTGCGGCTGGTGCGCGAGCTGGCCAAGGACGCCGAGATCGGCAACCGGATCGTGCCGATCATCCCGGACGAGGCCCGTACCTTCGGGCTGGACTCGATGTTCCCCACGGCCAAGATCTACAACCCGCACGGGCAGAGCTACACCTCGGTGGACGCCCAGCTGATGCTGGCCTACAAGGAGTCCGAGCGGGGGCAGCTGCTGCACGAGGGCATCAACGAGGCCGGGTCGACCGCCTCGTTCACCGCGATCGGCACCTCCTACGCCACGCACGGCGAGCCGATGATCCCGATCTACATCTTCTACTCGATGTTCGGGTTCCAGCGCACCGGCGACGGGCTGTACGCGGCGGCCGACCAGATGGCCCGTGGGTTCGTGCTCGGCGCCACCGCGGGCCGCACCACGCTGACCGGTGAGGGCCTGCAGCACGCCGACGGTCATTCGATCCTGCTGTCCGCGACCAACCCGGCCACGGTGACCTACGACCCTGCGTGGTCCTTCGAGATCGCGCACATCGTGCGGGACGGCCTGCGCCGGATGTACGGCGAGGGCGGGCCGGACGGCTGCGGCGAGAACGTCTTCTACTACATCACCGTCTACAACGAGCCGTACCAGCAGCCTGCCGAACCGGAGGACCTGGACGTGGACGGGCTGCTGCGCGGGCTCTACCGGTACGTGGCCGCCCCGGAGGGCACGGGGCCCGAGGCGCAGATCCTGGTCTCCGGGGTCACCATGCCGGACGCGCTGCGGGCGCGGCAGCTACTCGCCGAGCAGTGGGGCGTGCGTACCGCGGTCTGGTCGGCCACCTCGTGGACCGAACTACGGCGGGAGGCCGTCGAGGTGGACCGGGACAACATGCTCTACCCGGCCAGCGAGCCGAGGGTGCCGTACGTGACCGCGGCACTCCGCGAGGTGGCGGGCCCGGTGGTGGCGGTGTCGGACTGGATGCGTGCGGTACCGGACCTGATCCGGCCGTGGGTGCCCACCGACATGCTCACCCTTGGCACGGACGGCTTCGGCTTCTCCGACACCCGGCCCGCCGCGCGGCGACACTTCCTCGTCGACGCGGAGTCGATCGCGGTCGGCGTGCTGCGCGCGCTGGCCAAGCGTGGCGAGATCGACCAGGCGAAGGTGGTGGAGGCCGCCCGCGAGTACCGCATCGACGACGTGTCGGCCGCGGGGCCGCAGACCTCCGACTCCGGAGTCGCCTGA
- a CDS encoding alpha-hydroxy acid oxidase produces the protein MTKRRVPRPAELAQILRPKPIVLNPTDRRLAAAHTIGDLRMIARKRSPRAVFDYTDGAAELEDSLRRARQAFRGVEFHPNVLRGVAEVDTSTEILGARSELPFAFAPTGFTRLMNHEGERAVARVAQREGIPFALSTMGTTSIEDVATAAPDARKWFQLYVWRDRAAGKELMDRAWEAGFDTLLLTVDTPVGGARMRDARNGLSIPPALTLRTVLDGATRPAWWFNLLTTEPLTFASLTSWGGTVAELINKMFDPTLNFDTLGWVRESWPGKLVVKGIQNAEDAADVVEHGAEAVLVSNHGGRQLDRAPTPLELLPPVLDAVRGEAEVWLDTGILSGGDIVAAKAMGADACLVGRAFLYGLMAGGERGVQRTVDILRGEIVRTMQLLGVRRIADLRPGHATLR, from the coding sequence ATGACCAAGCGGCGGGTGCCGCGGCCGGCTGAGCTGGCACAGATCCTGCGTCCGAAGCCGATCGTGCTGAACCCGACCGACCGCAGGCTCGCGGCGGCACACACGATCGGCGACCTGCGCATGATCGCCCGCAAGCGAAGTCCCCGCGCGGTCTTCGACTACACCGACGGCGCGGCCGAGCTCGAGGACAGCCTGCGCCGGGCCCGGCAGGCTTTCCGCGGCGTGGAGTTCCATCCCAACGTGCTACGCGGGGTGGCCGAGGTGGACACCTCGACCGAGATCCTCGGTGCGCGGTCCGAGCTGCCGTTCGCCTTCGCGCCGACCGGGTTCACCCGGCTGATGAACCACGAGGGCGAGCGCGCGGTGGCCAGGGTGGCGCAGCGGGAGGGCATCCCGTTCGCGCTGTCCACGATGGGCACCACCTCGATCGAGGACGTGGCCACGGCGGCACCGGACGCCCGCAAGTGGTTCCAGCTCTACGTGTGGCGGGACCGCGCGGCAGGCAAGGAGCTGATGGACCGCGCCTGGGAGGCCGGATTCGACACGCTCCTGCTGACCGTGGACACCCCGGTGGGCGGGGCCCGGATGCGGGACGCGCGCAACGGGCTGAGCATCCCGCCCGCACTCACCCTGCGGACCGTGCTGGATGGCGCGACCCGCCCGGCGTGGTGGTTCAACCTGCTCACCACCGAACCGCTCACCTTCGCCTCGCTCACCTCCTGGGGTGGCACGGTGGCCGAGCTGATCAACAAGATGTTCGACCCCACGCTGAACTTCGACACCCTGGGCTGGGTGCGGGAGAGCTGGCCGGGCAAGCTGGTGGTCAAGGGCATCCAGAACGCCGAGGACGCCGCGGACGTGGTCGAGCACGGCGCCGAGGCGGTGTTGGTCTCCAACCACGGCGGGCGCCAGCTGGACCGCGCGCCGACCCCGCTGGAGCTGCTGCCGCCCGTGCTGGACGCGGTACGCGGCGAGGCCGAGGTCTGGCTGGACACCGGCATCCTCTCCGGCGGCGACATCGTGGCGGCAAAGGCGATGGGCGCGGACGCCTGCCTGGTCGGCAGGGCTTTCCTGTACGGGCTGATGGCGGGTGGTGAGCGCGGCGTGCAGCGCACCGTGGACATCCTGCGCGGCGAGATCGTGCGCACGATGCAACTGCTCGGGGTGCGTCGGATCGCCGACCTGCGGCCCGGCCACGCCACCCTGCGATAG
- a CDS encoding mechanosensitive ion channel family protein: protein MGEQLKDGLGQAWSLVATFVPKLIGFLIILLIGWLIAKAISKALSMVLGKLGFGKLIDKTGLSGTLRQSNVDATGIIVKLVYYFILLIALQLAFGVFGQSNPVSRLLNDVIAFLPRIVVAIVLIIVAAAIAKVVRDLVTGALATRPAGRLLGTIAYWLITAIGIIAALNQINIATTVTTPVLVTVLATIGGVIVVGFGGGLIKPAQERWGDWLQNLQGQFGKGDGNANDSGRTSGTVPPDTPTPPSGIPPADR from the coding sequence GTGGGCGAGCAGCTCAAGGACGGGTTGGGGCAGGCATGGAGCCTGGTCGCGACCTTCGTCCCGAAACTCATCGGTTTTCTTATTATCCTGCTCATCGGTTGGCTCATCGCCAAGGCCATTTCCAAGGCCTTGTCCATGGTCCTTGGCAAGCTCGGCTTCGGGAAGCTGATCGACAAGACCGGCCTCTCCGGGACGCTCCGTCAATCGAATGTGGACGCCACCGGCATCATTGTTAAGCTGGTGTACTACTTCATTCTGTTGATCGCGCTGCAGCTCGCCTTCGGCGTATTCGGGCAGAGCAATCCGGTCAGCCGGTTGCTGAACGACGTCATTGCCTTCCTCCCCCGGATCGTCGTCGCGATCGTGCTGATCATCGTGGCGGCGGCTATCGCCAAGGTCGTCCGCGACCTGGTGACCGGGGCGCTGGCCACTCGACCGGCGGGCCGGCTGCTCGGCACGATCGCCTACTGGCTGATCACCGCGATCGGGATCATCGCGGCTCTGAACCAGATCAACATCGCCACCACCGTCACCACGCCGGTGCTGGTGACGGTGCTGGCCACCATCGGTGGCGTGATCGTCGTGGGATTCGGTGGTGGTCTGATCAAACCCGCGCAGGAGCGCTGGGGCGACTGGCTGCAGAACCTGCAGGGGCAGTTCGGCAAGGGTGACGGCAACGCCAACGACAGCGGGCGAACCAGCGGCACCGTGCCGCCGGACACTCCGACCCCGCCGTCCGGTATCCCGCCGGCCGACCGCTGA
- a CDS encoding PucR family transcriptional regulator yields the protein MNESSSDRTGRGRHGLSATTLRELERASGRLAQASVAAMEERLPWFNRMPAEQRAGVLLLTQAGAAGFVDWLRDSKEALKLTTDAFRGAPQELSRWLSLRQTVGLVRLAIEVFEEQLPELAADEAERAALIEGILRYGREIAFAAANSYAAAAESRGAWDARLEALVVDGIVRGETEESVLSRAAALGWDPAANATVLVGNPPSDDPPTVVFEVRSRAARIGRPVLLGVQGSRLVIVIAGPPADGNRGADILTGMSLAFAEGPVVAGPTVDSLAEAHHSAAEALSGLRAVVGWPAAPRPVRSIDLLPERALAGDAEAERLLIADIAKPLEEEAGPALLETVQTYLESGGVLETCARTLFVHPNTVRYRLRKAADLTGRDATDPRDALVLRIALTVGRLARARGLW from the coding sequence ATGAACGAATCCAGCTCCGACCGGACCGGCCGCGGGCGGCACGGCCTTTCCGCCACGACACTGCGCGAGCTCGAGCGTGCCTCCGGCAGGCTCGCCCAGGCCAGCGTCGCCGCGATGGAAGAACGCCTGCCGTGGTTCAACCGGATGCCCGCCGAGCAGCGCGCCGGGGTGCTGCTGCTGACCCAGGCCGGTGCGGCGGGGTTCGTCGACTGGCTACGGGACTCCAAGGAGGCGCTCAAACTCACCACCGACGCCTTCCGCGGCGCCCCCCAGGAGTTGTCCCGCTGGCTGAGCCTGCGCCAGACCGTGGGCCTCGTGCGGCTCGCCATCGAGGTCTTCGAGGAGCAGTTGCCCGAGCTGGCGGCCGACGAGGCGGAGCGGGCTGCGCTGATCGAGGGCATCCTGCGGTACGGCAGGGAGATCGCCTTCGCCGCCGCCAACTCCTACGCCGCGGCCGCCGAGTCCCGCGGCGCCTGGGACGCCAGGCTGGAGGCGCTGGTCGTGGACGGGATCGTGCGCGGCGAGACCGAGGAATCGGTGCTGTCCAGGGCGGCGGCACTCGGCTGGGATCCGGCGGCGAACGCCACGGTCCTGGTCGGCAACCCACCCTCGGACGACCCGCCAACGGTGGTGTTCGAGGTGCGCAGCAGGGCGGCCAGGATCGGCAGGCCGGTACTGCTCGGGGTGCAGGGCTCGCGACTGGTCATCGTGATCGCCGGACCGCCCGCGGACGGCAACCGCGGCGCCGACATCCTCACCGGCATGTCGCTGGCCTTCGCCGAGGGTCCTGTGGTCGCGGGACCGACGGTGGACAGCCTCGCCGAGGCGCACCACAGCGCGGCCGAGGCGCTGTCCGGCCTGCGCGCGGTCGTCGGCTGGCCGGCCGCGCCCCGGCCGGTGCGCTCCATCGACCTGCTGCCCGAGCGGGCACTGGCCGGGGATGCCGAGGCCGAGCGCCTGCTCATCGCGGACATCGCGAAGCCGCTGGAGGAGGAAGCCGGACCCGCGCTGCTGGAAACCGTGCAGACCTACCTGGAGAGCGGCGGCGTGCTGGAAACCTGCGCGCGGACCTTGTTCGTGCACCCGAACACCGTGCGCTACCGGCTGCGCAAGGCCGCCGATCTCACCGGGCGGGATGCCACCGACCCGCGGGACGCGCTGGTGCTGCGGATCGCGCTGACCGTCGGGAGGCTCGCCAGGGCCCGCGGGCTGTGGTAG
- a CDS encoding ACP S-malonyltransferase codes for MFPIGVTALLAPGQGSQAPGMFTPWLDSEHARGLVQQWSERSGLDLLHLGTEAQAEEIQDTAIAQPLIVALSLLAFDRLRRDVGPPEDTPVAGHSVGELAAAAIAGVLSAEDAVALAAMRGAEMARACAAERTGMAAVMLGEPDRVVAWLAEHGLTAANQNGAGQIVASGATERIERIVAEPLEGTKVRALKVAGAFHTAYMAPAEEAMRAHAADITPGEPTRPLLSNADGTVVTSGAEYLDRLVRQITRPVRWDLTMHGLVSLGVTGTVELPPAGTLTGLVKRELKGKVDTIIALKTPDNLAALAGPDSTQETAQ; via the coding sequence GTGTTCCCTATAGGGGTGACCGCCCTCCTCGCTCCCGGACAGGGGTCCCAGGCCCCAGGAATGTTCACCCCCTGGCTCGACTCCGAGCACGCGCGCGGGCTCGTCCAGCAGTGGTCCGAGCGCTCGGGGCTCGACCTGCTGCACCTCGGCACCGAGGCGCAGGCCGAGGAGATCCAGGACACGGCGATCGCCCAACCCCTGATCGTGGCGCTGTCCCTGCTCGCTTTCGACCGGCTGCGCCGGGATGTCGGCCCGCCCGAGGACACCCCGGTCGCCGGGCACTCGGTGGGCGAACTGGCCGCCGCCGCGATCGCCGGGGTGCTGTCCGCGGAGGACGCCGTGGCACTGGCCGCGATGCGTGGCGCGGAGATGGCCAGGGCCTGCGCCGCCGAGCGCACCGGGATGGCGGCCGTGATGCTCGGGGAGCCGGACCGGGTCGTGGCCTGGCTGGCCGAGCACGGGTTGACCGCGGCCAACCAGAACGGCGCGGGGCAGATCGTCGCTTCCGGCGCCACCGAGCGGATCGAGCGGATCGTCGCGGAGCCGCTGGAGGGCACCAAGGTCAGGGCACTGAAGGTCGCCGGGGCCTTCCACACCGCTTACATGGCCCCCGCCGAGGAGGCGATGCGGGCCCACGCCGCCGACATCACCCCCGGCGAGCCGACGAGGCCGCTGCTGTCCAACGCGGACGGGACCGTGGTGACCAGCGGCGCCGAGTACCTCGACCGGCTGGTGCGGCAGATCACCAGGCCGGTGCGCTGGGACCTCACCATGCACGGGTTGGTCTCGCTCGGCGTCACGGGCACGGTGGAACTACCCCCCGCGGGCACGCTGACCGGCCTGGTGAAGCGTGAGCTCAAGGGCAAGGTCGACACCATTATCGCGCTGAAGACGCCCGACAACCTGGCCGCGCTGGCCGGCCCGGACTCGACGCAGGAGACCGCGCAATGA
- a CDS encoding beta-ketoacyl-ACP synthase III, with protein sequence MTDRPALRLKQGPPASRVLGIGSTQPDQVVTNDDLSKIMDTTDEWIQERVGIIERRFADKDELLVDMAVTAGARAVADAGIEPSDVDTVILPNCTMLSPIPNAAAQVADRIGVKAAGAFDINAACAGFCYGLAVASDLIRAGSSKRVLVIGAEKLTDVVDPVDRANAIIFADGAGAAVVGPAEEPGIGPVCWGSAGDLVDAIYMREHRYIYQEGQSVFRWATTRIAPIAMEALEIAGLQPSDVDVLIPHQANLRIVEAIAKRLRAKGARDDMVVADDIKYSGNTSSASIPMALDHMREAGTARSGDVVLMVGFGAGLSYAGQAIVCP encoded by the coding sequence ATGACCGACCGGCCCGCATTGCGGCTCAAGCAAGGACCGCCCGCAAGCCGCGTGCTCGGGATCGGTAGCACGCAGCCCGACCAGGTCGTGACCAACGACGACCTCTCGAAGATCATGGACACCACCGACGAGTGGATCCAGGAGCGGGTCGGCATCATCGAGCGCCGGTTCGCCGACAAGGACGAGCTGCTGGTGGACATGGCGGTGACCGCGGGCGCGCGGGCGGTCGCCGACGCGGGCATCGAACCGTCCGATGTAGACACAGTGATCCTGCCGAACTGCACGATGCTCTCGCCGATCCCGAACGCCGCCGCACAGGTCGCCGACCGGATCGGGGTGAAGGCGGCGGGCGCCTTCGACATCAACGCCGCCTGCGCGGGCTTCTGCTACGGCCTCGCGGTGGCCTCGGATCTGATCCGGGCCGGCTCGTCCAAGCGGGTGCTGGTGATCGGCGCGGAGAAGCTGACCGACGTGGTGGACCCGGTGGACCGGGCGAACGCGATCATCTTCGCCGACGGGGCGGGCGCCGCGGTGGTGGGCCCCGCGGAGGAGCCCGGTATCGGCCCGGTCTGCTGGGGCAGCGCGGGCGACCTCGTCGACGCGATCTACATGCGCGAGCACCGCTACATCTATCAGGAGGGCCAGTCGGTCTTCCGGTGGGCGACCACCCGGATCGCGCCGATCGCCATGGAAGCGCTCGAGATCGCCGGTCTCCAGCCATCCGATGTGGATGTGCTCATCCCGCACCAGGCGAACCTGCGTATCGTCGAGGCCATCGCCAAACGGTTGCGTGCCAAGGGCGCCAGGGACGACATGGTGGTCGCCGACGACATCAAGTACTCGGGCAACACCTCCTCCGCCTCGATCCCGATGGCGCTGGACCACATGCGCGAGGCCGGGACCGCACGCAGCGGTGACGTGGTGTTGATGGTCGGCTTCGGGGCCGGCCTCTCCTACGCCGGGCAGGCGATCGTCTGCCCGTGA
- a CDS encoding acyl carrier protein yields the protein MADKEEILSGLAEIVEEVAGVAQDDVSTEKSFVDDLDIDSLSMVEIAVQAEDKFGVKIPDDELANLKTVGDAVDYVLANAK from the coding sequence GTGGCTGACAAAGAAGAGATCCTGTCCGGACTCGCCGAGATCGTCGAGGAGGTCGCCGGTGTGGCCCAGGACGATGTGAGCACCGAGAAGTCCTTCGTGGACGACCTGGACATCGACTCGCTGTCCATGGTGGAAATCGCCGTGCAGGCCGAGGACAAGTTCGGGGTGAAGATCCCGGACGACGAGCTGGCCAACCTGAAGACCGTCGGCGACGCGGTGGACTACGTGCTCGCCAACGCCAAGTAA
- a CDS encoding beta-ketoacyl-[acyl-carrier-protein] synthase family protein: MSNNDVVITGLGATTPLGGDVASTWDGLLAGRSGVAALEEDWVERYDLPVKIAAKLEVEPTEVLPRVQARRLDRCEQVAMIAARQAWADAGLGEDGVEPERLAVVIGTGIGGAHTLLDQDDLLETKGIRKVSPLTVPMLMPNGPAAHVGLELKARAGVHAPVSACASGAEAIAWAWRMLRNGEADVIVAGGAESAIAAITMAGFAQARTMSTRNDEPQRASRPWDVDRDGFVLGEGSGIMVLERGEYAKARGAAVYGRLAGIGTSADSYHITGPDPEGVGQTRAISVAVRSAGLEPEDIGHVNAHATSTPVGDVGETVAIRKALGEHPVLTAPKGALGHLLGAAGAVEAIATVLSIRDGIIPPTLNLEEQDPGVVQDVVAGEPRKLDLTAAVCDSFGFGGHNVALTFVPA, from the coding sequence ATGAGCAACAACGACGTCGTCATCACCGGGCTCGGCGCGACCACGCCGCTCGGCGGGGACGTCGCGTCCACATGGGACGGTCTGCTTGCAGGGCGCAGCGGTGTGGCGGCCCTCGAAGAGGACTGGGTCGAGCGGTACGACCTTCCGGTCAAGATCGCGGCCAAGCTCGAGGTGGAGCCGACCGAGGTGTTGCCAAGGGTCCAGGCACGCCGCCTGGATCGCTGCGAGCAGGTGGCGATGATCGCGGCTCGGCAGGCGTGGGCCGACGCCGGCCTCGGCGAGGACGGCGTCGAACCCGAGCGTCTCGCGGTGGTGATCGGCACCGGGATCGGCGGTGCGCACACCCTGCTCGACCAGGACGACCTGCTCGAGACCAAGGGCATCCGCAAGGTCTCGCCGCTGACCGTGCCGATGCTGATGCCGAACGGCCCGGCCGCGCACGTCGGCCTGGAACTCAAGGCACGCGCGGGGGTGCACGCGCCGGTCTCCGCCTGCGCCTCCGGTGCCGAGGCGATCGCCTGGGCGTGGCGCATGCTGCGCAACGGCGAGGCTGACGTGATCGTGGCCGGTGGCGCCGAGTCGGCGATCGCGGCGATCACCATGGCCGGGTTCGCGCAGGCCCGCACCATGAGCACCCGCAACGACGAGCCGCAGCGGGCCTCCCGGCCGTGGGACGTCGACCGGGACGGGTTCGTGCTCGGCGAGGGCTCCGGGATCATGGTGCTGGAGCGCGGCGAGTACGCGAAAGCCCGGGGCGCCGCGGTGTACGGCAGGCTGGCCGGTATCGGCACCAGCGCGGATTCCTACCACATCACCGGGCCCGACCCGGAGGGCGTCGGGCAGACCAGGGCCATCTCGGTGGCCGTCCGGTCCGCGGGGCTGGAGCCGGAGGACATCGGCCATGTCAACGCGCACGCCACCTCCACCCCCGTCGGCGATGTCGGCGAGACGGTGGCGATCCGCAAGGCCCTCGGCGAGCACCCGGTGCTGACCGCTCCCAAGGGCGCGCTCGGTCACCTGCTCGGCGCGGCGGGCGCGGTCGAGGCGATCGCCACCGTGCTCTCCATCCGGGACGGGATCATCCCGCCAACGCTCAACCTCGAGGAGCAGGATCCCGGGGTGGTTCAGGATGTCGTCGCGGGCGAGCCGCGCAAGCTCGACCTGACCGCGGCGGTCTGCGACTCGTTCGGCTTCGGCGGCCACAACGTCGCACTGACCTTCGTGCCCGCCTGA